A window of Dickeya zeae NCPPB 2538 contains these coding sequences:
- the fbp gene encoding class 1 fructose-bisphosphatase: MKTLGEFIVEKQHDFSHATGELTALLSAIKLGAKIIHRDINKAGLVDILGTSGVSNVQGEVQMKLDLYANEKLKAALKARGEVAGIASEEEDEIVIFDGERAENAKYVVLMDPLDGSSNIDVNVSVGTIFSIYRRITPLGMPVREEDFLQPGHKQVAAGYIVYGSSTMLVYTTGHGVHAFTYDPSLGVFCLSHERVRFPEKGNMYSINEGNYIKFPQGVKKYIKYCQEQDEATQRPYTTRYIGSLVADFHRNLLKGGIYLYPSTASYPEGKLRLLYECNPMAFLAEQAGGKASDGKNRILDLVPQKLHQRAPFFVGNTSMVEDLEGFLRDYPDE; the protein is encoded by the coding sequence ATGAAAACGTTAGGCGAATTTATCGTCGAAAAACAGCACGATTTCTCTCACGCCACTGGTGAGCTGACGGCCCTGCTTTCTGCCATCAAACTGGGTGCGAAGATTATTCACCGTGACATTAACAAAGCCGGTCTGGTGGATATTCTGGGCACCAGCGGCGTATCCAACGTTCAGGGCGAAGTACAGATGAAACTCGATCTGTACGCCAATGAAAAGCTGAAAGCGGCGCTAAAAGCCCGTGGCGAGGTGGCAGGGATTGCTTCCGAAGAAGAAGACGAAATCGTTATCTTCGACGGTGAGCGCGCTGAAAATGCCAAATACGTGGTATTGATGGACCCGCTGGACGGCTCTTCCAATATTGACGTGAATGTCTCTGTCGGAACCATTTTCTCCATTTACCGTCGTATTACTCCGCTGGGAATGCCGGTGCGCGAGGAGGATTTCCTCCAGCCTGGTCACAAGCAGGTTGCCGCGGGTTATATCGTTTACGGGTCTTCTACCATGCTGGTGTACACCACCGGTCATGGCGTGCATGCCTTTACCTATGACCCATCGCTGGGGGTGTTCTGCCTGTCTCACGAACGCGTGCGTTTCCCGGAGAAAGGCAATATGTACTCCATCAACGAAGGGAACTACATCAAATTCCCGCAAGGCGTGAAGAAGTACATCAAGTACTGTCAGGAACAGGACGAGGCGACACAGCGCCCGTATACCACTCGTTATATCGGTTCGCTGGTGGCGGATTTCCACCGTAACCTGTTGAAGGGCGGCATCTACCTCTACCCCAGTACCGCCAGCTACCCGGAAGGGAAACTGCGCTTGCTGTACGAATGTAATCCGATGGCGTTTTTGGCCGAGCAGGCAGGTGGTAAAGCCAGTGATGGTAAAAACCGCATTCTGGATCTTGTCCCGCAGAAATTGCATCAGCGTGCGCCGTTCTTTGTCGGCAACACCTCAATGGTGGAAGACCTGGAAGGGTTCCTGCGCGATTACCCAGACGAGTAA